The following coding sequences lie in one Xanthomonas hyacinthi genomic window:
- a CDS encoding GGDEF/EAL domain-containing response regulator — MQTGKDTTLRLMIVDDSGENAEAIVSSLRNSGIAVRPSRPQHAEELGAMLAAQPIDLVLSARSQAIPLPQVLQRVGASGKDIPVILLADSIDENEWVEAVAGGARAIALRQRPEHLLSVLRNTWADLHARRGLRRIEAQMRETERRCDALIASSRDPIAYIHEGMHIRANDAYLEMFGFESFDDVEGVSLLDMVAPQHVEEFKQLLKSLGKGEPPPAQYQVDARTMEGESFPATMEFATASYEGEACVQVVFRRREEFDPELAREVEDLRQRDQVTGLLNRPTFMLALENAVAQVGRGDGYYGFLLVEPDHYTRLLADIGLDSADALVAALARHLAAAIDGDVQAARFGEHNFALLLQGDYGRTSAQAERLLNAYAAHVFSVGERSATVTVSIGGVQIGEKIATVGQVLARASENVQATIELGGNACKIFDPGAADRVEEARIQRWVQQLREALAGDGFLLHYQPVLNLQGEPHELYEAYLRLERNDEIIGPTTFLGIAAEHGLMAEIDRWVVARAIAVIGARQRAGHATSLLVKISPDAFADLQMVELIRRELAAHGVPGERLWLQTPEAKVFTHLRNAQQFLSAATGLGCKVGLEQFGSGLDSFQLLAHFQPSFLKLDRGFTQDLAQTREHQEKIREITERAQSAGIRSIAEFVADATSMSLLFSAGVDYVQGEFVGLAGPEMTFDFA, encoded by the coding sequence ATGCAAACAGGCAAAGACACCACCCTGCGCCTGATGATCGTCGACGACAGCGGTGAAAACGCCGAAGCGATCGTCAGCAGCCTGCGCAACAGCGGCATCGCGGTGCGGCCGTCGCGGCCGCAGCACGCCGAGGAACTGGGCGCCATGCTCGCCGCGCAGCCGATCGACCTGGTGCTGAGCGCGCGCTCGCAGGCCATCCCGCTACCGCAGGTGCTGCAGCGCGTGGGCGCCAGCGGCAAGGACATCCCGGTGATCCTGCTCGCCGACAGCATCGACGAGAACGAATGGGTCGAGGCGGTGGCCGGCGGCGCGCGCGCGATCGCGCTGCGCCAGCGTCCCGAGCACCTGCTGTCGGTGCTGCGCAACACCTGGGCCGACCTGCATGCGCGCCGCGGCCTGCGCCGGATCGAGGCGCAGATGCGCGAGACCGAGCGCCGCTGCGACGCGCTGATCGCCTCCTCGCGCGATCCGATCGCCTACATCCACGAAGGCATGCACATCCGCGCCAACGACGCCTACCTGGAGATGTTCGGCTTCGAATCGTTCGACGATGTCGAGGGCGTGTCGCTGCTGGACATGGTCGCGCCGCAGCACGTGGAGGAATTCAAGCAATTGCTGAAGTCGCTGGGCAAGGGCGAACCGCCGCCGGCGCAGTACCAGGTCGATGCACGCACCATGGAGGGCGAGAGCTTCCCGGCGACGATGGAGTTCGCCACCGCCAGCTACGAGGGCGAGGCCTGCGTGCAGGTGGTGTTCCGCCGTCGCGAGGAATTCGATCCGGAACTGGCGCGCGAGGTCGAGGACCTGCGCCAGCGCGACCAGGTCACCGGCCTGCTCAACCGCCCGACCTTCATGCTGGCGCTGGAGAACGCGGTGGCCCAGGTCGGCCGCGGCGACGGCTATTACGGCTTCCTGCTGGTCGAGCCGGACCACTACACGCGGCTGCTGGCCGACATCGGCCTGGACTCGGCCGACGCGCTGGTGGCGGCGCTGGCCCGGCACCTGGCCGCGGCGATCGACGGCGACGTGCAGGCGGCGCGCTTCGGCGAGCACAACTTCGCGCTGCTGCTGCAGGGCGACTATGGCCGCACCTCGGCGCAGGCCGAGCGCCTGCTCAACGCCTACGCAGCGCACGTGTTCAGCGTCGGCGAGCGCTCGGCCACGGTCACCGTCAGCATCGGCGGCGTGCAGATCGGCGAGAAGATCGCCACCGTCGGCCAGGTCCTGGCCCGCGCCAGCGAGAATGTGCAGGCCACGATCGAACTGGGCGGCAACGCCTGCAAGATCTTCGACCCCGGCGCCGCCGACCGGGTCGAGGAAGCGCGCATCCAGCGCTGGGTGCAGCAGCTGCGCGAGGCGCTGGCCGGCGACGGCTTCCTGCTGCATTACCAGCCGGTGCTGAACCTGCAGGGCGAGCCGCACGAACTGTACGAGGCCTACCTGCGCCTGGAGCGCAACGACGAGATCATCGGCCCCACCACCTTCCTCGGCATCGCCGCCGAACACGGGCTGATGGCCGAGATCGACCGCTGGGTGGTGGCGCGCGCGATCGCGGTGATCGGCGCGCGCCAGCGCGCCGGCCATGCCACCAGCCTGCTGGTCAAGATCAGCCCGGATGCCTTCGCCGATCTGCAGATGGTGGAGCTGATCCGCCGCGAACTGGCCGCGCACGGCGTCCCCGGCGAGCGCCTGTGGCTGCAGACGCCCGAGGCCAAGGTGTTCACCCACCTGCGCAACGCGCAGCAGTTCCTCAGCGCCGCCACCGGCCTGGGTTGCAAGGTCGGGCTGGAGCAGTTCGGTTCGGGCCTGGACTCGTTCCAGCTGCTGGCGCACTTCCAGCCCTCGTTCCTCAAACTGGACCGCGGCTTCACCCAGGATCTGGCGCAGACCCGCGAGCACCAGGAAAAGATCCGCGAGATCACCGAGCGCGCGCAGTCGGCCGGGATCCGCAGCATCGCCGAGTTCGTCGCCGACGCCACCTCGATGAGCCTGCTGTTCAGCGCCGGCGTGGACTACGTGCAGGGCGAGTTCGTCGGCCTGGCGGGACCGGAGATGACGTTCGATTTTGCCTGA
- a CDS encoding NAD(P)/FAD-dependent oxidoreductase yields MNACAEPIRVDVAVIGAGAAGLMCALSAGRRGRRVRVIEHASKVGKKILMSGGGRCNFTNTGTGPGNFLSANPHFCKSALARYRPADFVEMVERHAIAYHEKELGQLFCDISSKQIVRMLVDECDAAGVTIRTQCAVRGVERGSEGFRIDSDDGPVHAASLVVASGGLSIPSLGASGFGYELARQFGHAVLPTRAGLVPLTLSGKHQERLQDLSGLALPVEASCNGASFRNFMLITHRGISGPAILQISSYWQPGDDLRLDLLPGQDAAAWLREHKRLRGAAELRTVLGEALPRRFAQRLCEVWLPDKPLRQLDEPQLRAAAALLGAWPLVASGTEGYRTAEVTLGGVDTGQVSSATMESRQLPGLYFVGEVLDVTGWLGGYNFQWAWASGHAAGGVA; encoded by the coding sequence ATGAACGCGTGCGCCGAGCCGATCCGGGTCGACGTCGCGGTCATCGGCGCCGGCGCCGCCGGGCTGATGTGCGCGCTGAGCGCCGGCCGGCGCGGGCGCCGCGTGCGGGTGATCGAGCACGCCAGCAAGGTCGGCAAGAAGATCCTGATGTCCGGCGGCGGGCGCTGCAACTTCACCAATACCGGCACCGGCCCGGGCAATTTCCTGTCCGCCAACCCGCACTTCTGCAAGTCGGCGCTGGCGCGCTACCGCCCGGCCGATTTCGTCGAGATGGTCGAGCGCCACGCCATCGCCTATCACGAGAAGGAACTGGGCCAGCTGTTCTGCGACATCTCCTCCAAGCAGATCGTGCGCATGCTGGTGGACGAATGCGACGCAGCCGGGGTGACCATCCGCACCCAGTGCGCGGTGCGCGGCGTGGAACGCGGCAGCGAGGGGTTCCGCATCGACAGCGACGACGGCCCGGTGCACGCCGCCTCGCTGGTCGTGGCCAGCGGCGGGCTGTCCATTCCCAGCCTGGGCGCCAGCGGCTTCGGCTACGAACTGGCCCGCCAGTTCGGCCACGCCGTGCTGCCGACCCGTGCCGGGCTGGTGCCGCTGACCCTCAGCGGCAAGCACCAGGAACGCCTGCAGGACCTGTCGGGGCTGGCGCTGCCGGTGGAAGCCAGCTGCAATGGCGCCAGCTTCCGCAACTTCATGCTGATCACCCATCGCGGCATCAGCGGCCCGGCGATCCTGCAGATCTCCTCGTACTGGCAGCCGGGCGACGACCTGCGCCTGGACCTGCTGCCCGGGCAGGACGCGGCCGCGTGGCTGCGCGAGCACAAGCGCCTGCGCGGCGCCGCCGAGCTGCGCACGGTGTTGGGCGAGGCGCTGCCGCGCCGCTTCGCGCAGCGGCTGTGCGAGGTGTGGCTGCCGGACAAGCCGCTGCGCCAGCTCGACGAACCGCAGCTGCGCGCCGCTGCCGCCCTGCTCGGCGCCTGGCCGCTGGTGGCCAGCGGCACCGAGGGCTACCGCACCGCCGAGGTCACCCTGGGCGGCGTGGACACCGGCCAGGTGTCGTCGGCGACGATGGAATCGCGCCAGCTGCCAGGCCTGTACTTCGTCGGCGAGGTGCTGGACGTGACCGGCTGGCTGGGCGGCTACAACTTCCAGTGGGCCTGGGCCTCGGGCCATGCGGCCGGCGGCGTGGCCTAG
- a CDS encoding YaeQ family protein — protein MALTATLRKAELQISDMDRGYYAAHALTLAQHPSETDQRLMARLLTFALFAEERLLFGKGLSSDDEPDLWRMDYTGAIEQWIEVGQPDESRVRKACGRAREVVVVNYGGRVADIWWEKSASGLLKLKPLQVVDLPGDAVASAAELIQRSMRFDVVIQDGEVQLLGDDGSVTFTPTVRKAAA, from the coding sequence ATGGCCCTCACCGCCACCCTCCGCAAGGCCGAGCTGCAGATTTCCGACATGGACCGCGGCTATTACGCGGCGCATGCGCTGACCCTGGCCCAGCACCCGTCCGAGACCGACCAGCGGCTGATGGCGCGGCTGCTGACCTTCGCCCTGTTCGCCGAGGAACGTCTGCTGTTCGGCAAGGGCCTGAGCAGCGACGACGAACCGGACCTGTGGCGGATGGACTACACCGGCGCGATCGAGCAATGGATCGAGGTCGGCCAGCCCGACGAATCGCGCGTCCGCAAGGCCTGCGGCCGCGCGCGTGAGGTGGTGGTGGTCAACTACGGCGGCCGCGTCGCCGACATCTGGTGGGAGAAGAGCGCCTCCGGCCTGCTCAAGCTCAAGCCGCTGCAGGTGGTCGACCTGCCCGGCGACGCGGTGGCGTCGGCCGCCGAACTGATCCAGCGCAGCATGCGCTTCGACGTGGTAATCCAGGACGGCGAAGTGCAGCTGCTCGGCGACGACGGCAGCGTCACCTTCACCCCGACGGTGCGCAAAGCCGCGGCATGA
- a CDS encoding pseudouridine synthase, with product MSDPRPPSALVPAPSRWQLPPGPWPTLLDGLCARFPQVSRAQWQDRCARGRVQDLHGQPLPASLPYRVGLDVRYFREVADEAPIAGVERIVHADAHLVVADKPHGLPVTPSGRYLRETLLARLVARLGNPALVPLHRLDRATAGLVLFSADPGSRAAYQALFRERRIAKAYQALAPALPRQAFPLLRASRLVRGEPFFRMAEADGEANSLTRIAVLDAPEGPLWRYALAPVTGRKHQLRVHMAALGAPILGDALYPQLRAKEEDEAADTLHLLACGLACGLAFEDPLSGQARCFASAQTLAWPSA from the coding sequence ATGTCCGATCCCCGCCCACCGTCCGCATTGGTTCCGGCCCCGAGCCGCTGGCAGTTGCCGCCAGGGCCGTGGCCGACCCTGCTGGACGGCTTGTGCGCGCGCTTCCCGCAGGTGTCGCGGGCGCAGTGGCAGGACCGCTGCGCCCGCGGCCGCGTGCAGGACCTGCACGGGCAGCCGTTGCCGGCGTCGCTGCCGTACCGGGTCGGGCTGGACGTGCGCTATTTCCGCGAGGTCGCCGACGAGGCGCCGATCGCCGGGGTGGAGCGCATCGTCCATGCCGATGCGCATCTGGTGGTGGCCGACAAGCCGCACGGACTGCCGGTGACCCCGTCCGGGCGCTACCTGCGCGAGACCTTGCTGGCGCGGCTGGTGGCGCGGCTGGGCAATCCGGCGCTGGTGCCGCTGCACCGGCTGGACCGCGCCACCGCCGGGCTGGTGCTGTTCTCGGCCGATCCGGGCAGCCGCGCCGCCTACCAGGCGCTGTTCCGCGAGCGGCGCATCGCCAAGGCCTACCAGGCGCTGGCCCCGGCCTTGCCGAGGCAGGCGTTCCCGCTGCTGCGCGCCAGCCGGCTGGTGCGCGGCGAACCGTTCTTCCGCATGGCCGAGGCCGACGGCGAGGCCAACAGCCTGACCCGGATCGCGGTGCTGGACGCGCCCGAGGGACCATTGTGGCGCTATGCGCTGGCGCCGGTGACCGGGCGCAAGCACCAGTTGCGCGTGCATATGGCGGCGCTGGGTGCGCCGATCCTGGGCGATGCGCTGTATCCGCAGCTGCGCGCGAAGGAGGAGGACGAAGCCGCCGACACGCTGCACTTGCTGGCGTGCGGGCTGGCGTGCGGGCTGGCGTTCGAGGATCCGCTCAGCGGGCAGGCGCGCTGCTTCGCCAGTGCGCAGACCCTGGCCTGGCCGTCGGCATAG
- a CDS encoding cold-shock protein: protein MSDRQTGTVKWFNDAKGFGFITPEIGADLFVHFRAIQGTGFKSLQEGQKVTFVAVQGQKGMQADQVQAV from the coding sequence ATGAGCGATCGTCAGACTGGTACCGTGAAGTGGTTCAACGATGCCAAGGGCTTCGGCTTCATCACCCCGGAAATCGGCGCGGACCTGTTCGTGCACTTCCGTGCCATCCAGGGCACCGGCTTCAAGTCGCTGCAGGAAGGCCAGAAAGTGACCTTCGTGGCCGTCCAGGGCCAGAAGGGCATGCAGGCTGACCAGGTGCAGGCCGTCTGA
- a CDS encoding glutathione S-transferase family protein, translating into MISVHHLNQSRSQRVLWLLEELALPYQVVKYQRDSQTMLAPPELRAIHPLGKSPVLVDDGQVLAESGAILDYLVERYDTERALSPSPQPLEAPERLRYRYWMHYAEGSAMPPLLMSLVFGRIRSAKMPFFARPVARAIVDKAMHRFVGPQLTLHLDWMERELAATGWFAGERFTAADVQMSFPVQAAAARAGLQAYPNLAGFVQRIEQRPAYQRALQQGGPFELLGSGKAG; encoded by the coding sequence ATGATCAGCGTCCATCACCTCAACCAGTCCCGTTCCCAGCGCGTGCTGTGGCTGCTGGAGGAACTGGCGCTGCCCTACCAGGTGGTCAAGTACCAGCGCGACAGCCAGACCATGCTGGCGCCGCCGGAACTGCGCGCGATCCATCCGCTGGGCAAGTCGCCGGTGCTGGTCGACGACGGCCAGGTGCTGGCCGAATCCGGCGCGATCCTCGATTACCTGGTGGAGCGCTACGACACCGAGCGCGCGCTGTCGCCGTCGCCGCAGCCGCTGGAGGCGCCCGAGCGCCTGCGCTACCGCTACTGGATGCATTACGCCGAAGGCTCGGCGATGCCGCCGCTGCTGATGAGCCTGGTGTTCGGGCGCATCCGTTCGGCGAAGATGCCATTCTTCGCGCGGCCGGTCGCCCGTGCCATCGTCGACAAGGCGATGCACCGCTTCGTCGGTCCGCAACTGACGCTGCACCTGGACTGGATGGAGCGCGAGCTGGCCGCCACCGGCTGGTTCGCCGGCGAGCGCTTCACCGCCGCCGACGTGCAGATGAGCTTCCCGGTGCAGGCCGCGGCTGCGCGTGCCGGGCTGCAAGCCTATCCGAACCTGGCCGGCTTCGTGCAGCGCATCGAGCAGCGCCCGGCCTACCAGCGCGCGCTGCAGCAGGGCGGGCCGTTCGAGCTGCTCGGCAGCGGCAAGGCCGGCTGA
- a CDS encoding alpha/beta hydrolase: protein MSERSPLPPRWPRHLLVALSSLLVSACSSVFFGGLNAGSARQGLSEQRGIVFDAAHGLKLDVYRPAAVQDAPVVVFFHGGTWKTGNRQQYRWVGEALARHGVVAIVPDYRKYPQVTLDGFMRDAAAAVAWSRRHAAEHGGDPRRLVLMGHSAGAHMAALLASDGRWLQAQGLSPRQLCGLVGLAGPYDFLPLTDPDLIGMFGRDPAQQRRSQPVAFVDGDEPPALLLHGADDRVVEPDDSRSLQAALQRAGVPADLKIYPGVGHLRLALALRKDDPALPVMADSIAFVRQCQPRMPPP from the coding sequence ATGTCCGAACGTTCGCCGTTGCCGCCGCGCTGGCCGCGCCACCTGCTGGTCGCGCTGTCCTCGCTGCTGGTCTCCGCCTGCAGCAGCGTGTTCTTCGGCGGCCTCAACGCCGGCTCCGCGCGCCAGGGGCTGAGCGAGCAGCGCGGCATCGTGTTCGATGCCGCGCATGGCCTGAAGCTGGACGTCTACCGCCCGGCCGCGGTGCAGGACGCGCCGGTGGTGGTGTTCTTCCACGGCGGCACCTGGAAGACCGGCAACCGCCAGCAGTACCGCTGGGTCGGCGAGGCGCTGGCGCGGCACGGCGTGGTCGCGATCGTGCCGGACTACCGCAAATACCCGCAGGTGACCCTGGACGGCTTCATGCGCGACGCCGCCGCCGCGGTGGCCTGGAGCCGGCGCCATGCCGCCGAACATGGCGGCGACCCGCGCCGGCTGGTGCTGATGGGCCACTCCGCCGGCGCGCACATGGCCGCGCTGCTGGCCAGCGACGGCCGCTGGCTGCAGGCGCAGGGCCTGTCGCCGCGGCAGCTGTGCGGCCTGGTCGGCCTGGCCGGTCCCTACGACTTCCTGCCACTGACCGATCCCGACCTGATCGGCATGTTCGGCCGCGACCCGGCGCAGCAGCGGCGCTCGCAGCCGGTGGCCTTCGTCGATGGCGACGAACCGCCGGCACTGCTGCTGCACGGCGCCGACGACCGCGTGGTCGAACCGGACGACAGCCGCTCGCTGCAAGCGGCCTTGCAACGCGCCGGCGTGCCCGCCGACCTGAAGATCTATCCAGGCGTCGGCCATCTGCGCCTGGCGCTGGCGCTGCGCAAGGACGATCCGGCGCTGCCGGTCATGGCCGACAGCATCGCCTTCGTGCGCCAGTGCCAGCCGCGCATGCCGCCACCGTGA
- a CDS encoding protein adenylyltransferase SelO encodes MPPLRFDNRFTAELPGDPEHGPRLREVLGALWSQVAPTPVAAPQLLAHSREVAALLGLSEPEVLAPQFVEVFAGNTLYPGMRPYAANYGGHQFGHWAGQLGDGRAIALGEALGADGRRWELQLKGAGRTPYSRGADGRAVLRSSIREFLCSEAMHHLGVPTTRALSLVASGERVVRDMFYDGHPRAEPGAVVCRVAPSFVRFGSFELPAARGDTALLRQLADFVIDRDFPALQAQGATRYADWFGAVCARTAAMVAQWMRVGFVHGVMNTDNMSILGVTIDYGPYGWIDDYDPDWTPNTTDAQGRRYRFGTQPQIAYWNLTRLAQALAPLFADVAPLQAGLARFRAAYAQAERDTAAAKLGLAECGAADLALMQDLLQLLQQGEVDMTLWFRGLSAAQVPMLADLADAFYDPAKLAAQAPAFEAWLARYAQRLQADPLPAAARMAKMRAANPRYVLRNYLAQQAIDRAEQGDPSGIAELLEVMRHPYDEQPGREAFAARRPDWARARAGCSMLSCSS; translated from the coding sequence ATGCCGCCATTGCGCTTCGACAACCGTTTCACCGCCGAGCTGCCCGGCGATCCCGAGCATGGCCCGCGCCTGCGCGAGGTGCTGGGCGCGTTGTGGTCGCAGGTCGCGCCGACCCCGGTGGCCGCGCCGCAGCTACTTGCCCATTCGCGCGAGGTGGCGGCGCTGCTCGGGCTGTCGGAACCAGAGGTGCTGGCGCCGCAGTTCGTCGAGGTCTTCGCCGGCAACACGCTCTACCCGGGGATGCGGCCGTACGCGGCGAACTACGGCGGCCACCAGTTCGGGCACTGGGCCGGGCAACTCGGCGACGGCCGCGCGATCGCGCTGGGCGAGGCGCTGGGCGCGGACGGACGGCGCTGGGAGCTGCAGCTCAAGGGCGCCGGCCGCACGCCGTATTCGCGCGGCGCCGATGGCCGTGCGGTGCTGCGCTCGTCGATCCGCGAATTCCTGTGCAGCGAGGCCATGCACCACCTCGGTGTGCCGACCACGCGCGCACTGAGCCTGGTCGCCAGCGGCGAGCGCGTGGTGCGCGACATGTTCTACGACGGCCATCCGCGCGCCGAGCCGGGCGCGGTGGTGTGCCGGGTGGCGCCGTCGTTCGTGCGCTTCGGCAGTTTCGAGCTGCCGGCCGCGCGCGGCGATACGGCCTTGCTGCGGCAGCTGGCCGACTTCGTCATCGACCGCGATTTCCCCGCCTTGCAGGCGCAGGGCGCCACGCGCTATGCCGACTGGTTCGGCGCGGTCTGCGCGCGCACCGCGGCGATGGTGGCGCAGTGGATGCGGGTCGGCTTCGTGCATGGGGTGATGAATACCGACAACATGTCGATCCTGGGCGTGACCATTGATTACGGGCCGTATGGCTGGATCGACGACTACGATCCGGACTGGACGCCCAACACCACCGATGCGCAGGGCCGCCGCTACCGCTTCGGCACCCAGCCGCAGATCGCGTACTGGAATCTGACCCGGCTGGCGCAGGCGCTGGCGCCGCTGTTCGCCGACGTGGCGCCGCTGCAGGCCGGGCTCGCGCGTTTTCGTGCGGCGTACGCGCAGGCCGAACGCGACACCGCCGCGGCCAAGCTCGGCCTGGCCGAATGCGGCGCGGCCGACCTGGCGCTGATGCAGGATCTGTTGCAGCTGCTGCAGCAGGGCGAGGTGGACATGACCCTGTGGTTCCGCGGGCTGAGCGCGGCACAGGTGCCGATGCTGGCGGACTTGGCCGACGCGTTCTACGACCCGGCCAAGCTGGCCGCGCAGGCGCCGGCGTTCGAGGCCTGGCTGGCGCGCTATGCGCAGCGGCTGCAGGCCGATCCGCTGCCGGCGGCCGCGCGCATGGCCAAGATGCGCGCGGCCAACCCACGCTACGTGCTGCGCAACTACCTGGCGCAGCAGGCGATCGACCGCGCCGAGCAGGGCGACCCCAGCGGGATCGCTGAACTGCTGGAGGTGATGCGCCATCCCTACGACGAGCAGCCGGGGCGCGAGGCGTTCGCGGCGCGGCGCCCGGACTGGGCGCGTGCGCGCGCCGGGTGCTCGATGCTGTCGTGCAGTTCCTAG
- a CDS encoding TetR/AcrR family transcriptional regulator C-terminal domain-containing protein: protein MKDRTIARATSPRAAPVAAKAGVVAPAGRQRGRPALARPRLLRAARELLLEHGLEVSLEQIALHAGLTRQSLYNHFSSKAELLMQVFEALNEELQAQLENIGDAASQDLPRALQHIALTVQAHLYAPSSLRLHRLLVQASAQLPELLQSMHQRRTGRLRQRLSDLLQMLDARGDVRVASPALAASAFIGAAIGYAYPGAMLNGQAPDRDSQQALAAEVVSSFLAAWRYRAVPAR, encoded by the coding sequence ATGAAGGATCGCACAATCGCCCGCGCCACGTCCCCTCGCGCCGCCCCGGTGGCCGCCAAGGCGGGCGTGGTTGCGCCGGCCGGCCGCCAGCGCGGGCGTCCCGCGCTGGCGCGGCCCCGGTTGCTGCGCGCCGCGCGCGAGCTGCTGCTGGAGCACGGCCTGGAGGTCTCGCTGGAGCAGATCGCGCTGCACGCCGGGCTGACCCGGCAGAGCCTGTACAACCATTTCTCCAGCAAGGCCGAGCTGCTGATGCAGGTGTTCGAGGCGCTGAACGAAGAACTGCAGGCGCAGCTGGAGAACATCGGCGATGCGGCCTCGCAGGACCTGCCGCGCGCGTTGCAGCACATCGCGCTGACCGTGCAGGCGCACCTGTACGCGCCGTCCTCGCTGCGCCTGCACCGGCTGCTGGTGCAGGCCAGCGCGCAGCTGCCGGAGCTGCTGCAGTCGATGCACCAGCGCCGCACCGGGCGCCTGCGCCAGCGCCTGAGCGACCTGCTGCAGATGCTGGATGCGCGCGGCGACGTGCGCGTGGCCTCGCCCGCGCTGGCCGCCAGCGCCTTCATCGGCGCGGCGATCGGCTATGCCTATCCCGGCGCGATGCTCAACGGACAGGCCCCGGATCGCGACAGCCAGCAGGCGCTGGCCGCGGAAGTGGTGAGCAGCTTCCTCGCCGCCTGGCGCTATCGCGCCGTGCCGGCGCGCTGA
- a CDS encoding efflux RND transporter periplasmic adaptor subunit: MPAPFAQRSRRTLSLLLFLALVTLAGCKGERTAPPAQARTVGVVTLQPQSVPLSAELAGRTAASEESEVRPQVGGILRKRLFEEGAMVRAGQPLFQIEPILYQAAANEAQANLATAEATLTTAKLRAERYRELGKTRLAAQQDVDDAQATYKEALASRAANRAALDTARTQLRFATVEAPISGRIGRARVTPGALVTASQADAIAKIQQLDPMNVDITQSGSQFLALRRAIAGGGVQPAAAEVRLKLSDGSDYPLPGTLQFADIDVEETTGSVTLRARFPNPDAQLLPGMYVRAIVGQGIRQQALLVPQAAVDRTPRGDAQAWVVGADNIVRQRRFTTLRAVGDRWLVGDGLKPGERVVVEGRQGLSDGAKVTVKPAAAAAGQG; encoded by the coding sequence ATGCCCGCGCCCTTCGCCCAGCGTTCTCGCCGCACGCTGTCGTTGTTGCTGTTCCTTGCTCTCGTCACGCTCGCCGGCTGCAAGGGCGAGCGCACCGCGCCACCGGCGCAGGCCAGGACCGTGGGGGTGGTGACCTTGCAGCCGCAAAGCGTGCCGCTGAGCGCCGAACTGGCCGGGCGCACCGCTGCGTCGGAAGAATCGGAAGTGCGCCCGCAGGTCGGCGGGATCCTGCGCAAGCGGCTGTTCGAAGAGGGCGCGATGGTGCGCGCCGGGCAGCCGCTGTTCCAGATCGAGCCGATCCTGTACCAGGCCGCGGCCAACGAGGCGCAGGCCAACCTGGCCACCGCCGAGGCCACGCTGACCACCGCCAAGCTGCGTGCCGAGCGCTATCGCGAGCTGGGCAAGACCCGGCTGGCCGCGCAGCAGGACGTGGACGACGCCCAGGCCACCTACAAGGAGGCGCTGGCCAGCCGCGCCGCCAACCGCGCCGCGCTGGACACCGCGCGCACCCAGCTGCGCTTCGCCACGGTGGAGGCGCCGATCAGCGGCCGCATCGGCCGCGCGCGGGTGACCCCGGGCGCGCTGGTCACCGCCAGCCAGGCCGATGCGATCGCCAAGATCCAGCAGCTGGACCCGATGAACGTGGACATCACCCAGTCCGGCAGCCAGTTCCTGGCGCTGCGCCGCGCGATCGCTGGCGGCGGGGTGCAGCCGGCCGCCGCCGAAGTGCGCCTGAAACTGTCCGACGGCAGCGACTATCCGCTGCCGGGCACGCTGCAGTTCGCCGACATCGACGTGGAGGAAACCACCGGCAGCGTGACCCTGCGCGCGCGCTTCCCCAATCCCGACGCGCAGCTGCTGCCGGGCATGTACGTGCGCGCGATCGTCGGCCAGGGCATCCGTCAGCAGGCGCTGCTGGTGCCGCAGGCGGCGGTGGACCGTACCCCGCGCGGCGACGCGCAGGCCTGGGTGGTGGGCGCGGACAACATCGTGCGCCAGCGCCGGTTCACCACGCTGCGCGCGGTCGGCGACCGCTGGCTGGTCGGCGACGGGCTCAAGCCCGGCGAGCGGGTGGTGGTGGAGGGCCGGCAGGGACTCAGCGACGGCGCCAAGGTGACGGTCAAGCCGGCCGCCGCTGCCGCCGGCCAGGGCTGA